Proteins from a single region of Carassius carassius chromosome 25, fCarCar2.1, whole genome shotgun sequence:
- the LOC132104108 gene encoding growth factor receptor-bound protein 10-like isoform X2, whose protein sequence is MPSCSPDCCLYQAVEIIKVFSEDGVGKVVEVPADMTARDVCQFLVYKNHCLDDNCWSLVEHHSLLGLERCLEDHELVVPVQACMSPESKFLFRKNYAKYEFFRNPLNFFPEQMVAWCQETNGSIPQSQLLENFLNSSSCPEIQGFLYMKETGRKSWKKLYMFLRRSGLYYSTKGMSKEPRHLQLLLDLEESNVFTVTTGRKMHNAPTDYQFCIKPSKGRTEQKELKMLCAEDEQSRTCWMTAFRLLKFGILLYQNYKSPHQRKTAISNFATPMRSVSENSLVAMDFSGRTGRVIDNPVEAQSAAMEEGHTWRKRGQRMNVLGSPSPLHPSPLSSVIHRTQLWFHGRIMREESHRMITQQGQVDGLFLLRDSQSNPKAFVLTLCHHQKIKHFQILPFEEDGQVFFSLDDGSTKFTDLIHLVEFYQLNRGILPCKLKHPCTMVAL, encoded by the exons ATGCCATCGTGTTCGCCGGACTGTTGCTTATATCAGGCTGTAGAG ATCATCAAGGTTTTCAGCGAGGATGGTGTGGGAAAAGTTGTGGAAGTCCCCGCCGACATGACGGCTAGAGATGTGTGTCAGTTCCTGGTCTACAAGAACCACTGCCTGGATGACAACTGCTGGTCGCTAGTGGAGCATCATTCCCTGCTTGGTCTGG AGAGGTGCCTGGAAGATCATGAACTGGTTGTTCCTGTGCAGGCCTGCATGTCTCCAGAGAGCAAGTTTCTCTTCAGAAAGAACTACGCCAAATACGAGTTCTTCAGAAACCCACTG AACTTTTTTCCGGAGCAGATGGTAGCGTGGTGTCAGGAAACTAATGGCTCTATCCCACAGTCACAGCTCTTAGAG AATTTCTTGAATTCCAGCAGCTGTCCAGAGATCCAGGGCTTCCTTTATATGAAAGAGACGGGCCGCAAGTCCTGGAAGAAGCTCTACATGTTCTTGCGCCGTTCTGGACTGTACTACTCTACTAAAGGAATGTCTAAG GAGCCAAGGCACCTGCAGTTACTGTTGGACTTAGAGGAGAGCAATGTTTTTACTGTGACGACGGGCAGAAAGATGCACAACGCACCCACAGACTACCAATTCTGCATTAAG CCCAGTAAGGGCAGGACAGAACAGAAGGAGTTGAAGATGCTGTGTGCCGAGGACGAGCAGAGCCGTACGTGCTGGATGACTGCTTTCAGACTGCTCAag TTTGGAATTCTCCTGTATCAGAACTACAAGAGCCCACACCAGAGAAAGACTGCCATATCAAACTTCGCCACACCTATG cgGAGTGTGTCTGAGAATTCGCTGGTGGCCATGGATTTCTCAGGAAGGACGGGTCGTGTGATTGACAACCCTGTGGAGGCTCAGAGCGCTGCCATGGAAGAGGGACACACTTGGAGA AAACGAGGTCAGAGAATGAACGTTTTGGGAAGCCCCAGTCCTCTACATCCCTCGCCGTTAAGCTCAG TGATCCACAGGACACAGTTATGGTTCCATGGCCGAATTATGAGAGAGGAGTCCCACAGGATGATTACACAGCAGGGCCAAGTTGATGG GTTATTCCTATTGAGAGACAGCCAGAGCAACCCGAAAGCATTTGTTCTCACGCTGTGCCATCATCAGAAGATTAAACACTTCCAGATTTTACCT TTTGAGGAGGACGGCCAGGTCTTTTTTAGCCTTGATGACGGCTCTACCAAGTTCACAGACCTGATCCATCTGGTAGAGTTCTACCAGCTCAACCGGGGCATCCTGCCCTGCAAACTCAAACACCCCTGCACCATGGTGGCCTTATGA